A genome region from Actinopolymorpha sp. NPDC004070 includes the following:
- a CDS encoding GAF domain-containing sensor histidine kinase, with amino-acid sequence MTGPTAVGRAGGAAGAAGIAPDAPGAVPARTAADVADVNDALLHGQLDRDSLLRLVAGGVRRGLGGVACVVSTLERDGTLVVRVTDGRVRPDLVGTSVPVDGSPAGEALRRREAVVTDSGRTTAWPGSAPGPVLAVPIPGLERPGGVIEVACTTSAGSMPSRRFGPADVGTAGLFAGAAGMAVEHDRAGADLELAAAVLGAPGGEPLPGTLRELSASALTGTGGLAAAIYLLDDNLTLRRAAGAGPTELLEDGAAGAAPNVAQAAVASRAPIVHQHVHPGAGRAGAASSAAPGGEPGVEHRATALVSVPLMSRGVVLGVLCCLCPAGSYPGRRDLAYLSMVAGKAAMAVDSSHLVASAQEKAAQEERQRLARELHDSVSQALYGIALGARTARESIGQEPERIDQPLAYVLQLAEAGLADMRALIFELRPQALAEEGLVAALGKQLAAFRVRHGVRTRAVLGNEPAGAFKVKQTLYRIAQEALQNAAKHANAKNVLVRLDASPTALTLEVADDGVGFDPGASYPGHLGLRSMRERIAELGGTLEIHSAPGEGTRIVARAPTGLWP; translated from the coding sequence GTGACCGGCCCCACGGCTGTCGGCCGGGCCGGGGGTGCCGCCGGCGCGGCCGGTATCGCGCCCGATGCGCCGGGGGCGGTGCCGGCCCGCACCGCGGCCGACGTCGCCGACGTCAACGACGCCTTGCTGCACGGGCAGCTCGACCGGGACTCGCTGCTGCGGCTGGTGGCCGGCGGCGTGCGCCGCGGCCTGGGCGGGGTGGCCTGCGTGGTCTCGACGCTGGAACGCGACGGCACCCTGGTGGTCCGCGTGACGGACGGCCGGGTGCGACCGGACCTGGTCGGCACGAGCGTGCCCGTGGACGGCTCGCCGGCCGGCGAGGCGCTGCGCCGGCGGGAGGCCGTCGTCACCGACTCCGGACGGACGACCGCCTGGCCCGGCTCCGCGCCCGGACCGGTGCTGGCGGTGCCGATTCCGGGCCTGGAACGCCCGGGCGGCGTGATCGAGGTGGCCTGCACCACGAGCGCCGGCAGCATGCCGAGCCGCCGGTTCGGGCCCGCGGACGTGGGAACGGCCGGCCTGTTCGCCGGCGCGGCGGGAATGGCCGTCGAGCATGACCGGGCCGGCGCCGACCTGGAGCTCGCGGCGGCGGTGCTGGGTGCGCCGGGTGGTGAGCCGCTGCCCGGCACGCTGCGCGAGCTGAGTGCTTCCGCCCTCACCGGTACGGGCGGGCTGGCGGCGGCGATCTACCTGCTCGATGACAACCTCACCTTGCGCCGGGCCGCCGGTGCCGGGCCGACGGAGCTGCTCGAGGACGGCGCGGCCGGTGCGGCACCGAACGTCGCCCAGGCCGCGGTGGCCTCCAGGGCGCCGATCGTGCACCAGCACGTCCATCCCGGAGCCGGGCGAGCCGGCGCCGCTTCGTCGGCCGCGCCCGGCGGCGAACCGGGAGTGGAACACCGGGCGACGGCACTGGTGTCGGTGCCCCTGATGTCGCGCGGTGTCGTCCTCGGTGTGCTGTGCTGCCTGTGCCCGGCCGGCTCCTATCCGGGCCGCCGGGACCTCGCGTACCTGTCCATGGTGGCCGGCAAGGCCGCGATGGCGGTGGACAGCTCGCACCTGGTGGCCTCCGCGCAGGAGAAGGCCGCGCAGGAGGAACGGCAACGGCTGGCACGGGAGCTGCACGACTCGGTGTCGCAGGCGTTGTACGGCATCGCACTCGGGGCCCGCACCGCACGGGAGTCGATCGGTCAGGAACCCGAGCGGATCGACCAGCCGCTCGCCTACGTGCTGCAGCTGGCGGAGGCGGGCCTGGCCGACATGCGGGCGCTGATCTTCGAGCTGCGCCCGCAGGCGCTCGCCGAGGAGGGCCTGGTGGCCGCGCTCGGCAAGCAGCTGGCGGCGTTCCGGGTGCGCCACGGTGTGCGGACGCGAGCAGTTCTGGGCAACGAGCCGGCCGGGGCGTTCAAGGTGAAACAGACGTTGTACCGCATCGCGCAGGAAGCACTGCAGAACGCCGCGAAGCACGCCAACGCGAAGAACGTGCTCGTACGCCTGGACGCCAGCCCCACGGCGCTCACCCTCGAGGTGGCCGACGACGGTGTGGGGTTCGACCCGGGCGCGTCCTATCCGGGTCACCTCGGCCTGCGGTCGATGCGGGAACGGATCGCGGAGCTGGGCGGGACGCTGGAGATCCACAGCGCGCCGGGGGAGGGAACCCGGATCGTGGCGCGGGCACCGACCGGCCTGTGGCCGTGA
- a CDS encoding glycoside hydrolase family 5 protein gives MIVSLIVGLVAAFAPKPGNAPGADDATATGGNAKIQTPLHTDGPNIVDASGKKVNLTGVNWFGFETETFAPHGLWARNWESMLDQIRSTGFNTIRLPYTNQMFDKESKPNGINYKLNPDLKGLKGLPLMDKIVKGATDRGLMVLLDRHRPTAQAQSELWYTPQVSEKRWIDDWTMLAKHYKSDPLVIGADLHNEPRGQATWGTGVKTTDWRLAAERAGNAVLKANPNWLIAVEGIESYKNDYYWWGGNLAGAKQFPVRLKENDKLVYAPHDYGPGVYQQKWFQAPNYPKNLPGVWEKHWAFLKDKTPLLLGEFGGKSVSPKTAEGKWQHATVAFAKKHGLNYTYWSWNANSGDTGGVLKNDWKTVDKAKLKMLRQYQAPLAEVPTADKR, from the coding sequence GTGATCGTGTCGTTGATCGTTGGTCTGGTCGCTGCGTTCGCGCCGAAGCCCGGAAATGCTCCGGGTGCCGACGATGCCACCGCAACAGGCGGTAACGCCAAGATCCAGACACCGTTGCACACGGACGGGCCCAACATCGTCGATGCCAGTGGCAAGAAGGTCAACCTGACCGGCGTGAACTGGTTCGGCTTCGAGACGGAGACGTTCGCGCCGCACGGTCTGTGGGCCCGAAACTGGGAGAGCATGCTCGACCAGATCCGGTCCACCGGTTTCAACACCATCCGGTTGCCCTACACCAACCAGATGTTCGACAAGGAAAGCAAGCCCAACGGGATCAACTACAAGCTGAACCCGGACCTCAAGGGGCTGAAGGGCCTTCCGCTGATGGACAAGATCGTGAAGGGCGCGACCGACCGCGGCCTGATGGTCCTGCTCGACCGGCACCGTCCGACGGCGCAGGCGCAGAGCGAGCTGTGGTACACCCCGCAGGTCAGCGAGAAGCGCTGGATCGACGACTGGACGATGCTCGCCAAGCACTACAAGAGCGACCCGCTGGTCATCGGTGCCGACCTGCACAACGAGCCGCGTGGCCAGGCCACCTGGGGCACCGGCGTGAAGACCACCGACTGGCGTCTCGCGGCCGAGCGGGCCGGTAACGCCGTCCTGAAGGCCAACCCGAACTGGCTGATCGCCGTGGAGGGTATCGAGTCCTACAAGAACGACTACTACTGGTGGGGCGGCAACCTGGCCGGCGCCAAGCAGTTCCCGGTCCGGCTGAAGGAGAACGACAAGCTGGTCTACGCGCCGCACGACTACGGCCCCGGTGTCTACCAGCAGAAGTGGTTCCAGGCGCCCAACTACCCGAAGAACCTTCCGGGTGTCTGGGAGAAGCACTGGGCGTTCCTGAAGGACAAGACCCCGCTGCTGCTGGGTGAGTTCGGTGGTAAGTCGGTCAGCCCGAAGACCGCCGAGGGCAAGTGGCAGCACGCCACGGTCGCATTCGCCAAGAAGCACGGCCTTAACTACACCTACTGGTCGTGGAACGCCAACTCCGGTGACACCGGCGGTGTTCTGAAGAACGACTGGAAGACCGTGGACAAGGCCAAGCTCAAGATGCTGCGGCAGTACCAGGCGCCGCTCGCGGAGGTGCCCACCGCCGACAAGCGGTGA
- a CDS encoding response regulator transcription factor, giving the protein MTVRLLIAEDHAVVRQGLMMFLKLDDGIEVVGEARNGREAVELAHKVTPDVVLMDLLMPVMDGISATAAIRRELPDVEVVALTSFLEDHLVVDALRSGAIGYLLKDTDADGLRRAVRAAAAGQVHLSPAAAARLVRDMRVTNAPGPLTRREVEVLILLARGRSNKEVARELSIGQQTVKTYVSSILRKLDVQSRTQAALYAVQTGLVSTHELAQA; this is encoded by the coding sequence ATGACTGTCCGTCTGCTGATCGCTGAGGACCACGCCGTCGTACGGCAGGGACTGATGATGTTCCTGAAGCTGGACGACGGCATCGAAGTGGTGGGGGAGGCGCGAAACGGGCGTGAGGCCGTCGAGCTGGCACACAAGGTCACACCGGACGTCGTGCTGATGGACCTGCTCATGCCGGTCATGGACGGCATCAGTGCCACCGCCGCGATCCGGCGGGAGTTGCCGGACGTCGAGGTGGTCGCGCTGACCAGCTTCCTCGAGGACCACCTCGTGGTCGACGCGCTGCGCTCGGGGGCGATCGGTTACCTGCTCAAGGACACCGACGCCGACGGCCTGCGTCGCGCGGTGCGTGCGGCGGCCGCCGGACAGGTCCACCTGTCGCCGGCCGCGGCGGCCCGGCTGGTGCGCGACATGCGGGTGACCAACGCGCCTGGACCGCTGACCCGGCGGGAGGTGGAGGTGCTGATCCTGCTGGCCCGCGGCCGGTCCAACAAGGAGGTTGCCCGGGAGCTGTCCATCGGGCAGCAGACGGTCAAGACGTACGTCAGCAGCATTCTTCGCAAGCTGGACGTGCAGAGCAGGACACAGGCCGCGTTGTACGCGGTGCAGACCGGCCTGGTGTCCACGCACGAGCTGGCGCAGGCGTGA
- a CDS encoding glycosyltransferase has protein sequence MESFIFAGLVGISLLLSVQAAHTLYLMIYTWDQPPNESNAAPEHFAAPALSFTAILPARHEEEVIATTVGRIVHSNYPMHLLQVLVVCSADDTGTIAAVEAKIEELRYEGIDNASLVVFDDQPINKPHGLNCALRQARGDVLTIFDAEDEMHPDILRVVNTVMVRERVNVVQSGVQLMNYSSNWYSTFNVLEYFFWFKSRLHHHAKHGSIPLGGNTCFFNRKLMEYLGGWDETNLTEDADIGLRVCAMGEPIRVIYDDRYVTKEETPPTLSSFVRQRTRWNQGFMQTLRKGTWKKLPTRRQRFLACYTLAFPYAQAMLGVYTPLAVGMMLFLHAPVGVALLSFLPVLLLAAHFLTAVVGLHEFTEAHGMKPSPGLAVKMALTWIPYQFVMAYASLRALRRQLAGRGDWEKTQHVGAHRGAAPERTRPAGTADAFGNPRAVRGSRDPGAARTAGVPTVDSPRKAMRSGSS, from the coding sequence ATGGAGTCGTTCATCTTCGCGGGCCTGGTGGGGATCTCTCTCCTGCTGAGCGTCCAGGCGGCGCACACCTTGTACCTGATGATCTACACCTGGGACCAGCCGCCGAACGAAAGCAACGCGGCCCCCGAACATTTCGCCGCTCCGGCCCTGTCCTTCACCGCGATTCTTCCGGCCCGGCACGAAGAAGAGGTCATCGCGACGACCGTCGGCCGGATCGTGCACAGTAACTACCCCATGCACCTGCTGCAGGTGCTGGTCGTGTGCTCCGCCGACGACACCGGAACCATCGCGGCCGTCGAGGCCAAGATCGAGGAACTGCGCTACGAGGGCATCGACAACGCCTCGCTCGTGGTCTTCGACGACCAGCCGATCAACAAGCCGCACGGTCTCAACTGCGCGCTGCGGCAGGCACGCGGCGACGTGCTGACGATCTTCGACGCCGAGGACGAGATGCACCCGGACATCCTCCGGGTGGTCAACACCGTGATGGTGCGCGAACGGGTCAACGTGGTGCAGTCCGGCGTGCAGCTGATGAACTACAGCTCGAACTGGTACTCGACGTTCAACGTGCTGGAGTACTTCTTCTGGTTCAAGAGCCGCCTGCACCACCACGCGAAGCACGGTTCCATCCCGCTCGGCGGCAACACCTGTTTCTTCAACCGGAAGCTGATGGAGTACCTCGGCGGCTGGGACGAGACCAACCTCACCGAGGACGCCGACATCGGCCTGCGGGTCTGTGCGATGGGCGAGCCGATCCGGGTGATCTACGACGACAGGTACGTCACCAAGGAGGAGACTCCCCCGACGCTCAGCAGCTTCGTCCGGCAGCGCACCCGCTGGAACCAGGGGTTCATGCAGACGCTGCGCAAGGGCACCTGGAAGAAGCTGCCTACCCGGCGTCAACGCTTCCTTGCCTGCTACACGCTGGCCTTCCCGTACGCCCAGGCCATGCTCGGCGTCTACACCCCGCTCGCGGTCGGGATGATGCTCTTCCTGCACGCGCCGGTCGGGGTGGCACTGCTGTCCTTCCTGCCGGTTCTGCTGCTGGCCGCGCACTTCCTCACCGCGGTGGTCGGTCTGCACGAGTTCACCGAGGCACACGGCATGAAGCCGAGCCCGGGACTGGCGGTGAAGATGGCCCTCACCTGGATTCCGTACCAGTTCGTGATGGCCTACGCCTCGCTACGGGCACTGCGCCGCCAGCTGGCCGGACGCGGGGACTGGGAGAAGACCCAGCACGTCGGCGCCCACCGCGGCGCCGCTCCGGAACGGACCCGGCCCGCCGGGACAGCGGACGCGTTCGGCAACCCCCGCGCGGTCCGGGGCTCGCGTGACCCGGGCGCCGCCCGGACCGCCGGCGTGCCGACCGTCGACAGCCCGAGAAAGGCGATGCGCAGTGGCAGCAGCTGA